A window of Mytilus edulis chromosome 10, xbMytEdul2.2, whole genome shotgun sequence contains these coding sequences:
- the LOC139492287 gene encoding sushi, von Willebrand factor type A, EGF and pentraxin domain-containing protein 1-like: MTTWSYLLTFVLLGLLESGRSTKLSFKKATYVPNERCLVTSYIKAKCGFNSTNVPNGKSCRLSETNPAFMTEHKCHNGKWIQEIYGNFSIREKRQAMDMMNKGTELGAEIGMLVDGPLGAAVGGAVGFVVSGFLCIFICKDEGPPPNQPPSIDCSSFKIDANIIASPGKTTKVITFGQFQGEDAEDGKTKVISTPESPVKLHRGTNLIMFTTKDKEGFQASCAKTVEVQVTTCQQPSWPVHGFARCENHEVLMGTTCTFTCQEGYQLNGQPKIKCIAEKKFDHPVPTCSVIHCTNDTNIRPFHGHAHCDNNAFPFGTVCVSECDKGYGSQSAMFSKCTKDRKWSTSLPLCEDKTPPEFITCPSTIHAFADSGSSKATVSWITPSAKDNSGLLPTVRQTKGPRSGQMFESITEIAYVAEDGSSNTSPPCTFFVVVERQFCGPPVFNGDLYLQYTCKNKFQYGSECDIKCKGSYPLVGNAKMTCRKNVTSGELYWDWGNLGKPYCKQNKCPVLQPPKNGALTCDKWMYGTQCAMQCNGRYDIPLGVGGIATFTGLFTCSTVAGKWSPLLTVPGCTSRRIGRHHRIPGELVYKGDCNDKATQDQIKQNFVNLMQKLESDPGFKSVCPDKITCNVENVEVTCGTTRKRRRARRASNDEIFLTFAFIRKYEPFGNGTVSAMKHANEKFQLVINITRNMMNQGVMDVPNAQIDRTSYQFGDVDIDCGPGRFPKYSTLTCAACAGGSYLDPDVGACHKCPRGFYKSDIEAVNCTACPRGMSTEEEGTEMETECKDICPSGFNSANGLEPCTPCLVGFYSSTKMSTSCDSCDEHQLTKSSGSSHASDCIDYDLLLEDVDVSLSLKGNIMTMQTLSVSLWCKLIHDHSRLEIDIGGNGGLRLIIESKVGLIYAGQTVSTGVSIETETWVHIAVVIESAGNIILYKDGSNKLTRHVSPIQITKPAVHIKSRADILVSSLTVIEKALALNEVKQLSQSCSTTASNSLLTSNDLWKKDQKAFQMIIPSVCDAVDECAANPCHGHICQNKINGYTCICSGGYTGQTCQTQPDFCKGHECENGATCRNGASNYTCVCPSRFNGTFCEIAPVNGGWTDWSEWLPCSTSCGGGDQNRYRYCSNPVPGLGGHICVGKSMEKKVCNTMTCPKCPNKPSAYGVHMSCNTTGDTTTCSAACRPGLAFVPGRTTLKQYKCGQSTNYIWNGQPPSCSKLHGPSTIITHSAMTYTNFPCHKVEDAKTEILKNAKSGLQCVINKTCEINVEINGCNSKRKRSTGVDAVITLTIPLDNGDNLDLENYTSTKKLSPALLNLVKAIAELEKSAQEINKTGKVFELSGVKVQFDKVKVQTSSEVVCLPGRIRIEAFCIECPTGTFYNKQSKCEPCHLGMYQDLTGQTVCKPCPDGYTTNIIGAQQDDLCIVAKPVDSKEDSTEASESSKLIIITSSVVASVVIIIGIIGALLLRQKLRSKYRKKDMGSNMSFNMVKPSKNVPGKSTQLFIRTRH; the protein is encoded by the exons atgacgaCGTGGAGTTATTTACTAACTTTTGTACTGCTGGGTCTCTTAGAAAGTGGCAGATCAACCAAGTTATCATTTAAAAAG GCAACGTACGTGCCCAATGAGAGATGCCTAGTTACAAGTTACATTAAGGCTAAATGTGGTTTCAACTCTACGAACGTCCCGAATGGTAAATCTTGTCGACTTTCCGAAACAAACCCTGCCTTCATGACTGAGCACAAGTGTCATAATGGGAAATGGATACAAGAAATATATG GTAACTTTTCTATACGAGAAAAACGACAAGCAATGGATATGATGAATAAAGGAACTGAACTTGGAGCAGAAATAGGAATGCTTGTCGATGGTCCTTTAGGGGCAGCTGTAGGTGGAGCTGTTGGCTTCGTCGTCAGCGGTTTCCTTTGCATATTTATTTGCAAAGATGAAG GTCCACCTCCTAATCAGCCCCCATCTATAGACTGTAGCAGTTTTAAAATTGATGCAAATATCATTGCATCACCAGGGAAAACAACAAAAGTCATCACGTTTGGACAGTTTCAAGGGGAAGATGCCGAAGACGGAAAAACAAA AGTTATATCTACTCCTGAAAGCCCAGTTAAGTTACATAGAGGAACAAACCTTATAATGTTCACAACCAAAGATAAAGAAGGCTTCCAAGCATCATGTGCAAAAACGGTGGAAGTACAAG TAACAACATGTCAGCAGCCATCATGGCCTGTGCATGGCTTCGCGAGATGTGAAAATCATGAAGTATTGATGGGAACAACATGCACATTCACATGTCAAGAGGGGTACCAACTTAACGGACAACccaaaataaaatgtattgcagAGAAAAAGTTCGACCACCCAGTCCCAACATGTTCAG TAATACACTGCACAAATGATACTAACATTCGACCTTTCCATGGACACGCACATTGTGATAACAATGCCTTCCCTTTTGGAACTGTATGTGTGTCTGAGTGTGACAAGGGATATGGTTCACAATCAGCAATGTTTAGTAAATGTACAAAAGATAGAAAATGGTCCACTTCATTACCATTGTGTGAAG ATAAAACACCTCCAGAATTCATTACTTGCCCATCTACAATACATGCATTTGCTGATAGCGGAAGTAGCAAGGCGACAGTATCATGGATAACACCATCAGCTAAAGATAACTCAGGACTGTTACCTACCGTGAGACAAACAAAAGGGCCAAGGTCTGGACAGATGTTTGAAAGTATAACGGAAATAGCCTATGTCGCAGAGGATGGTAGCAGTAATACATCTCCGCCATGTACATTTTTCGTTGTCGTAGAAA GACAGTTTTGTGGTCCTCCAGTTTTTAATGGGGATCTCTATCTTCAGTACACGTGCAAAAATAAATTTCAGTATGGATCTGAATGTGATATAAAATGCAAAGGGAGTTATCCTTTAGTTGGAAATGCAAAGATGACTTGTAGAAAGAACGTGACATCTGGTGAACTTTATTGGGATTGGGGAAACCTAGGGAAACCGTATTGTAAAC aaaataaatgtcCAGTACTCCAGCCACCAAAGAATGGAGCTTTAACGTGTGATAAGTGGATGTATGGTACACAGTGTGCTATGCAGTGTAATGGTAGATATGATATACCACTTGGTGTAGGGGGTATAGCAACATTTACAGGATTATTTACATGTTCTACCGTGGCTGGGAAATGGAGTCCATTACTGACAGTTCCCGGATGTACTT CACGAAGAATTGGTAGACACCATCGTATACCTGGAGAACTGGTTTATAAAGGAGATTGTAACGATAAAGCAACACAAGATCAGATTAAACAAAACTTTGTCAATCTCATGCAAAAACTGGAATCTGACCCTGGTTTCAAAAGTGTTTGTCCGGACAAGATAACATGCAATGTCGAAAACGTAGAGGTGACATGTGGGACAACTAGAAAACGAAGACGAGCCAGAAGAGCATCGAATGATGAAATTTTTCTGACTTTTGCGTTCATTAGAAAATATGAACCATTTGGTAACGGTACAGTCAGTGCAATGAAACATGCAAACGAAAAATTTCAACTGGTCATTAATATAACTAGGAACATGATGAATCAAGGCGTGATGGATGTACCAAATGCTCAAATAGATAGGACATCCTATCAGTTCGGCGATGTGGATATCGATTGTGGCCCAGGAAGATTTCCTAAATATTCTACACTTACATGTG cCGCATGTGCTGGAGGATCCTATCTCGATCCAGACGTAGGGGCGTGTCATAAGTGTCCAAGAGGGTTCTACAAAAGTGACATTGAAGCCGTTAATTGTACAGCATGTCCTCGTGGTATGTCTACAGAAGAGGAAGGCACAGAAATGGAGACAGAATGCAAAG ATATATGTCCGTCTGGTTTCAATTCTGCTAACGGACTCGAACCATGCACACCATGTCTAGTAGGTTTTTATTCATCTACAAAAATGTCAACAAGTTGTGACAGCTGCGATGAACACCAACTGACGAAAAGTTCAGGCAGCTCGCATGCATCAGATTGTATTG ATTACGATTTGCTACTCGAAGATGTTGATGTGTCTCTTAGTCTTAAAGGAAATATTATGACCATGCAGACGTTATCCGTGTCGCTGTGGTGTAAACTTATACATGATCATAGCAGATTGGAAATTGACATAGGCGGAAATGGTGGATTGCGTTTGATCATAGAGTCAAAAGTTGGCCTGATATATGCAGG acAAACCGTGTCAACTGGTGTTAGCATAGAAACAGAGACATGGGTACACATTGCTGTAGTAATTGAATCTGCTGGGAACATAATTTTGTATAAAGATGGAAGTAACAAGCTTACCAGACATGTTTCACCAATACAAATAACTAAACCAGCAGTTCATATCAAAAGCAGGGCAG ATATACTGGTATCAAGTTTAACTGTCATTGAAAAGGCGTTAGCATTAAATGAAGTAAAGCAGCTATCACAATCTTGTTCCACCACTGCGTCAAATAGTCTTCTAACAAGTAATGATTTATGGAAAAAAGATCAAAAGGCGTTTCAGATGATTATTCCAAGTGTCTGCGACG cTGTTGATGAATGTGCAGCCAATCCTTGTCATGGTCATATATGTCAAAACAAGATAAACGGATATACGTGTATATGTTCTGGTGGTTATACAGGACAAACATGCCAAACTCAACCAGATTTCTGTAAAGGACATGAATGTGAAAATGGGGCAACATGTAGGAATGGTGCTTCTAACTACACTTGTGTTTGTCCGTCTCGATTCAACGGAACGTTTTGTGAGATAGCACCAG TAAATGGAGGTTGGACTGATTGGAGTGAATGGTTACCCTGTTCAACGTCTTGTGGAGGCGGAGATCAGAACAGATATCGGTACTGTTCGAATCCAGTTCCAGGGCTAGGTGGTCATATATGTGTTGGAAAATCTATGGAAAAGAAAGTTTGTAATACGATGACTTGTCCAA AATGTCCAAATAAACCATCCGCCTATGGTGTTCATATGTCTTGTAATACCACTGGTGATACGACTACATGTTCAGCGGCTTGTAGACCAGGACTTGCATTTGTACCTGGCAGAACAACACTGAAACAATACAAATGTGGACAATCAACTAATTATATATGGAATGGGCAGCCTCCATCTTGCTCAA AATTACATGGACCAAGTACAATTATAACTCATTCAGCAATGACATACACAAACTTTCCATGCCACAAGGTTGAAGATGCTAAGACAGAAATATTGAAGAATGCAAAATCTGGACTTCAGTGTGTCATtaataaaacatgtgaaataaacgttgAAATCAATG gGTGCAACTCAAAACGTAAACGTAGTACAGGAGTGGATGCAGTAATTACTCTTACAATACCATTAGACAATGGAGACAATTTAGATTTGGAGAACTATACCTCTACAAAGAAAC TCAGTCCAGCCCTCCTAAATCTTGTAAAGGCCATAGCGGAATTGGAAAAATCTGCACAGGAAATCAACAAGACTGGCAAAGTTTTTGAACTCTCTGGTGTAAAAGTACAGTTTGATAAAGTGAAAGTTCAAACTTCAAGCGAGGTCGTTTGTTTACCAGGCAGAATACGAATTGAAGCATTTTGCA